The Sulfurihydrogenibium subterraneum DSM 15120 genomic interval AAGCCTCTTTTAAATCTGAAGCTATTCCTATATAGTCAACTATAAGTCCACCTGTTTTGTCTTTGTAAACCCTGTTTACCCTTGCTATTGCTTGCATTAGAGTATGACCTTTCATCGGTTTATCAATATACATTGTATGAAGACAAGGCACATCAAATCCTGTAAGCCACATATCAACAACTATCACAAGCTTTAACTCATCTTCTGGGTCTTTAAATCTATCAGCAAGGATTCTTCTTTCTTCTTTTGTTAAATAAAATCTTGATATTTCTGGCTCATCTGAAGATGATGTTGTCATTACAATCTTTATTTTTCCTTTTTTTAACTCATCACTGTGCCAGTCTGGACGAAGCTTGATAATCTCATCATATAGACTGGCGGCAATTTTTCTTGTCATGGCAACAATCATTCCTTTTCCATCCATCACTTCAAGGCGGTTTTCAAAATGATTAACAATATCTTTTGCTATCTCTTGTATTCTTGGTTTAGCTCCAACTAACGCTTCAAGTTTAGCCCATTTTGCCCTTGCTTTTTCTACTTCTGATAATCCTTTTTCATCTAATTCTTCTTCATATTCTTTTATTAATTTTTTTCCTTCTTCTGTTATATCTATTTTTACAAGTCTACTTTCATAGTAAATTGGAACAGTTGCTCCATCTTCAACTGCGTTTGCTATGTCGTAGATATCAATATAGTTTCCAAAAACTGCAGGTGTGTTTCTGTCTGTTTTTTCAATTGGTGTTCCTGTAAAGGCTATATAGGTTGCATTTGGTAAAGCATCTCTTAAATACTTTGCAAATCCGTATCTTATATCTCCTGTTTCTTTATCTACTTTTGCTTTAAATCCATACTGTGTCCTGTGGGCTTCATCAACAATAACAATAATGTTATCTCTATCAGATAGGGTTTCATAAATGTTTCCTTCTTCAGTCCAGAATTTGTGAATAGTTGTAAAGATAACTCCACCGCTGTTTACTTTTAAAAGTTCTTTTATATGCTGTCTACTTTTTGCTTGGACAGGTTCTTGTCTTAATATTTGAGTTGCACTGGCAAATGTATCAAACAGTTGGTCGTCAAGGTCGTTTCTGTCGGTAATAACCACGATTGTTGGGTTATTTATAGTTTGAATTATTTTACCAGTGTAAAAAAGCATTGTCAGAGACTTTCCAGAACCTTGAGTATGCCAAACAACGCCGGCTTTTTTGTCTCCTTCTGGTTGATTTTTAACATCGGGTAGTCCATAAGATGCAGGAGACTGTCTTAAGGTGTCTGCTTTTTTATTTTTTCCTACTGCTCTTATTGTTGATTTTATAGCCTTGTTTACTGCGTAGTATTGGTGGTATGCTGCTATCTTTTTTACTGTTTGGATAATTGTTTGTCCGTTTTTATCTTCTTTTTTTGTTTTTTCAAAAAGGATAAAAAATCTTATGTAGTCAATTAAAGTTTGTTTATTTAAAAGTCCTTTTATTAATGTTTCAAGCTGACTTACAAGGTGTGAAGCTTCTTTTTTTCCATCTGCTGTTTTCCAGTACATAAATCTATCGTATCCAGCAGATAAACTGCCCATTTTGGCTTCAAGTCCATCTGATATTATTAAAATTTCGTTGTATGTAAAGAGTGAAGGTATGGCTTTTTTATAGGTTTGAAGCTGGTTATAAGCTGATTTTATAGTAGCATTTTCATCTGCTGGATTTTTAAGCTCCATTACTACAAGTGGAAGTCCATTTATAAACACGACAATATCAGGTCTTTTGTTTTTATGGTTTTCTATAACGGTAAACTGATTAACTACTAAAAAATCGTTATTTTCAGGATTTTTAAAATCAACAAGCCATACAATATCTCCTCTTTCTATACCGTCTTTTTGGTATGTGATTTTTACTCCTTCTGTTAGCATTCTGTGGAATGTTTCATTGTTTAATATTAGGTCTGGTGTGTTTATATTGGTTATTTGTTTTATAGCGTCTTCTATTGAGTTTTCTATTAGGTCTGGATTTATTCTTTTTATGGCTTTTTTTAATCTATCAAACAGTATTACATCTTGAAAGGAGCTTCTTAAAAGGTCATCTCCGCCGTATATGTAATCGTATCCTTGATTTTTTAGAAGGTCTATAGCAAGGTTTTCAACGGAATTTTCATTAATCATATTTTACCCTCACTTCCCCGCTCATAAGTTTTGGTAATAGTATATCTCTTAAATTTTCAAGAGTTTGGATTTGTTCTTTGTTTTTTAATATTTTATTAAAAATAGGGTCTATAAGTTTATTAAATTCTCTAATGTATTCTTCATCTTTTGGAAAAGAAAATGTAAGATAATCTATACTTGAAGAAGCATGTAAAATTACTGTTCCAGAAGAATGAGCGTTTATCAAATCTTGTATATCTTTTGATTTAAAAATAAGATATTTTAAGCCTAAATTATCAAAAACTGAATTTTTAGAGTAAATCTTTCTAATTCCAGATGAAAAAGCTCCTTCTAAACCAAAATTAATCCTTCCAACTGTTCCATCAAAAGACATTAATAAATCCTCTTTCTTACATAACATTTTTGCAATGTCTTTTTTTATAAAAGTGTTTCCTTTATCATCTAATAAATCTCCAACTCTTATAAATCTAACAGTATCAGGTAACTGTTCTTCTATATAATTTTTACTTCCCGGTTCAAAACC includes:
- a CDS encoding type I restriction endonuclease subunit R, with the protein product MINENSVENLAIDLLKNQGYDYIYGGDDLLRSSFQDVILFDRLKKAIKRINPDLIENSIEDAIKQITNINTPDLILNNETFHRMLTEGVKITYQKDGIERGDIVWLVDFKNPENNDFLVVNQFTVIENHKNKRPDIVVFINGLPLVVMELKNPADENATIKSAYNQLQTYKKAIPSLFTYNEILIISDGLEAKMGSLSAGYDRFMYWKTADGKKEASHLVSQLETLIKGLLNKQTLIDYIRFFILFEKTKKEDKNGQTIIQTVKKIAAYHQYYAVNKAIKSTIRAVGKNKKADTLRQSPASYGLPDVKNQPEGDKKAGVVWHTQGSGKSLTMLFYTGKIIQTINNPTIVVITDRNDLDDQLFDTFASATQILRQEPVQAKSRQHIKELLKVNSGGVIFTTIHKFWTEEGNIYETLSDRDNIIVIVDEAHRTQYGFKAKVDKETGDIRYGFAKYLRDALPNATYIAFTGTPIEKTDRNTPAVFGNYIDIYDIANAVEDGATVPIYYESRLVKIDITEEGKKLIKEYEEELDEKGLSEVEKARAKWAKLEALVGAKPRIQEIAKDIVNHFENRLEVMDGKGMIVAMTRKIAASLYDEIIKLRPDWHSDELKKGKIKIVMTTSSSDEPEISRFYLTKEERRILADRFKDPEDELKLVIVVDMWLTGFDVPCLHTMYIDKPMKGHTLMQAIARVNRVYKDKTGGLIVDYIGIASDLKEALSFYAESGGKGDPAKLQEEAIEIMLEKLEVVRDMFYGFEYKRYFSADTSQKLNIILEAEDFILGIENGKKRYVDAVSALSKAFSIAVPHPEAMKIKEEVAFFQAVKSRLIKFNTENEQTIENYETAIKQIIDKAVSSSGVIDIFDAAGLKKPDISILSDEFLEEIKGMKYKNLAIETLKKLINDEIKGRIKINFVKSKSLMKSLEDLIRRYNNKLITAAEVIDELINLAKEIKESDKEPKEMGLSEYEYAFYCAVAENKSARELMGKEKLRELATVLYKKVKENATIDWTIRESARSRLKVIVKRTLRQYGYPPDMQELATETVLKQAELIANEIVG